One window of Methanothermobacter tenebrarum genomic DNA carries:
- a CDS encoding CBS domain-containing protein produces the protein MKVKEAMNPEVITISPETEPIEAFEKMYKHGIRRLFVLDEDGKPVGVVSYTDLVGVLGYRKPEKRLKVEDIMVTDVITISAKDDIEDAANLMLRADVSGLLVVEDEKAVGVITKTDICRLVAAGILVPI, from the coding sequence ATGAAAGTTAAAGAGGCCATGAACCCAGAGGTTATAACAATAAGCCCTGAAACAGAGCCAATTGAAGCCTTTGAGAAAATGTACAAACATGGTATCAGAAGACTCTTCGTATTAGATGAGGATGGAAAACCAGTGGGCGTGGTATCATACACCGACCTTGTAGGAGTACTAGGATACAGGAAACCTGAAAAGAGACTAAAAGTAGAGGATATCATGGTCACAGATGTTATCACAATATCTGCCAAGGATGATATTGAAGATGCTGCGAATCTCATGCTAAGGGCTGATGTTTCGGGTCTCCTCGTAGTAGAGGATGAGAAAGCTGTTGGTGTAATAACAAAAACAGATATTTGCAGATTAGTAGCCGCTGGTATCCTAGTCCCCATATAG
- a CDS encoding phenylalanine--tRNA ligase subunit alpha: MMDVERIIDELHLYEKKVLKALEKLEPPVSPDDIVKSQNMDIKAVMSAIGSLESKGLVSVHKSVDKLLKPTRTGREYATKGLPERRILQLLSKEGPLKVSDIMEKSGLDKTEAKVGIGWLMRKKWATIKDNILRITSEGEKSLERLGFDEILLQKLAEKGRIRVSSLSDELKEAFKLLNQRKGLLEVKKVKEHRISLTDKGRAILERGFEIREEATQLTHEDLKTGRWRKLYYRGYDIHAEYPIIFPGKMHPLKRIIEEIRDIFLKMGFTEARGPIIESAFWNFDCLFQPQDHAAREMQDTFYVKNPPETKLPSESLVDKVRTVHECGGLTGSEGWQYKWDVEIAKKSVLRTHTTCVSARFLLENKPPLKMFSVGRVFRRETITYKHLPEFHQVEGIVAAENVTFKNLLGILREFYRRLGFKVRFRPAYFPYTYLSTECEIYLPEKETWIELGGAGMFRPEVLEPLQVETPVAAFGLGIERLAMIRLGIEDIRMLYQSNLGWLRSLPVCHRGRS; this comes from the coding sequence ATGATGGACGTTGAACGCATAATCGACGAACTACACCTATACGAAAAGAAGGTTCTAAAAGCCCTGGAAAAACTTGAACCACCAGTAAGCCCAGATGATATTGTGAAATCGCAGAATATGGATATAAAAGCGGTTATGAGCGCCATAGGATCGCTAGAATCTAAGGGACTTGTAAGTGTCCATAAGAGCGTGGACAAACTACTCAAACCCACCAGGACAGGTAGAGAATATGCGACAAAGGGCCTGCCAGAGAGGCGAATACTCCAACTACTCTCAAAGGAGGGTCCATTAAAGGTATCTGATATCATGGAAAAAAGTGGCCTAGACAAGACAGAAGCCAAGGTAGGTATAGGCTGGCTGATGAGGAAAAAATGGGCCACCATCAAAGACAACATCCTCAGGATAACATCAGAGGGTGAAAAATCACTAGAGAGGTTAGGATTCGATGAAATACTATTACAGAAACTTGCAGAAAAGGGCCGAATAAGAGTATCATCCCTATCAGATGAACTAAAAGAAGCATTCAAACTACTCAACCAGAGAAAGGGACTCTTAGAGGTGAAAAAGGTTAAAGAACATAGAATTAGTTTAACAGATAAGGGTAGGGCCATCCTAGAGCGGGGATTCGAGATACGCGAAGAGGCCACGCAATTGACCCATGAGGATCTCAAAACTGGAAGATGGAGGAAACTATACTATAGGGGATATGACATCCACGCAGAGTATCCAATAATCTTCCCAGGGAAAATGCACCCATTAAAGCGTATAATAGAAGAGATCAGGGACATATTCCTTAAGATGGGTTTCACAGAAGCTAGGGGTCCTATAATAGAATCTGCATTCTGGAACTTTGACTGTCTCTTCCAACCCCAGGATCATGCTGCCAGGGAAATGCAGGACACATTCTATGTTAAAAACCCCCCTGAGACTAAATTGCCGAGTGAAAGTTTAGTTGATAAGGTTAGGACGGTCCATGAGTGTGGTGGATTGACTGGTTCAGAGGGTTGGCAATACAAATGGGATGTTGAAATCGCGAAAAAGAGTGTGTTGAGGACTCATACAACCTGTGTATCTGCACGTTTCCTCCTTGAGAACAAACCACCCCTTAAGATGTTCTCAGTTGGTAGGGTTTTCAGGAGGGAGACCATAACCTATAAGCATCTCCCAGAATTCCACCAGGTTGAGGGTATAGTCGCAGCCGAGAATGTTACATTCAAGAACCTCTTGGGGATTCTCAGAGAATTTTATAGGAGGTTAGGATTCAAGGTAAGGTTCAGACCAGCATACTTCCCCTACACTTACCTGTCAACTGAGTGTGAAATTTATCTCCCTGAAAAGGAGACTTGGATAGAACTTGGGGGGGCTGGGATGTTCAGGCCAGAAGTTCTGGAACCACTCCAGGTTGAAACTCCTGTAGCGGCCTTTGGCCTTGGCATAGAAAGGTTGGCGATGATAAGGTTGGGCATAGAGGATATAAGGATGTTGTATCAGAGCAACCTTGGATGGCTTAGAAGTTTACCGGTATGCCATAGGGGGAGATCATAG
- a CDS encoding triphosphoribosyl-dephospho-CoA synthase — protein MKPSLVAKIAQMAAALEVSGHPKPGNVHRTRNFHDMSFEDFIISAIVIGDTMHEAAKRGARLKDELDFSPIRVGNLILDAIKETRKWVSTNTNLGIVMLLTPLASAAGMITEKDLQGLREMVNRIMLQTTPQDAVNLYEAISIAQPGGMGKRDQFDVNDEKSKDRILEEKVTLFDVLKLSSSWDLIARELTSSMPITFNIGFPTFKETHKKADMNAAVVQTFLTILSNFPDTLIQRQYGKEVAEKVTNEAREILDKGGILTEQGLKALKSLDRKLQKEGVNPGTTADLTASSIMVGLIDYYWDKIE, from the coding sequence ATGAAACCATCATTAGTCGCGAAGATAGCCCAAATGGCAGCCGCCCTGGAAGTTAGCGGCCACCCGAAGCCCGGGAACGTGCACAGGACGCGGAACTTCCATGACATGAGCTTCGAAGATTTTATTATAAGTGCTATTGTTATAGGAGACACCATGCACGAAGCAGCCAAGAGAGGCGCTAGACTAAAAGACGAATTAGACTTTTCACCAATCAGGGTAGGTAACCTCATACTAGATGCGATAAAAGAAACGCGCAAGTGGGTGTCCACAAACACCAACCTGGGCATTGTAATGCTACTAACACCACTAGCATCCGCCGCGGGCATGATAACAGAAAAAGACCTACAAGGCCTCAGAGAAATGGTTAATAGGATAATGCTACAGACAACACCACAGGATGCTGTGAACCTCTATGAGGCCATATCAATAGCCCAACCTGGGGGGATGGGAAAAAGGGACCAGTTTGACGTTAATGATGAAAAATCCAAGGATAGAATCCTGGAAGAGAAGGTTACATTATTCGATGTTCTCAAACTCTCATCCTCGTGGGATCTTATAGCAAGGGAACTTACAAGTTCCATGCCAATAACATTCAACATAGGATTCCCAACATTCAAAGAAACACATAAAAAAGCTGATATGAACGCGGCTGTCGTTCAAACATTTCTAACAATCCTATCAAATTTCCCAGACACCCTCATACAAAGACAATATGGCAAGGAAGTGGCCGAGAAGGTGACAAATGAAGCCAGGGAAATACTCGACAAAGGAGGGATATTAACAGAACAGGGACTAAAAGCCCTTAAAAGCCTTGACAGGAAACTGCAAAAAGAAGGTGTAAATCCTGGGACAACCGCGGATTTAACAGCCTCCTCCATAATGGTGGGACTCATAGACTACTACTGGGATAAAATAGAATAA
- the hemB gene encoding porphobilinogen synthase, with amino-acid sequence MRFPTKRMRRLRKTSKMREIVKETRISPSNLIYPVFVKEDLKRGSKEPIETMPGQYRYSPEAAVDELKKLEKKGLKTIILFGIPSEKDNIGSSAFDENGIVQETIRLLKEETKLVIITDVCLCQYTSHGHCGIVKNRQILNDETLEYLGKIAVSHARAGADMVAPSDMMDGRVAAIRKKLDENGFQDVPIMSYAVKYASSFYAPFRGAVYSTPSFGDRKTYQMDPANAREAILEAELDIEEGADIIMVKPALPYLDIIRALREEFNTPVAAYNVSGEYSMLMAAIQKGYLTEEAIYESILSIKRAGADLIISHFTPRLLLDGGLTG; translated from the coding sequence ATGAGATTCCCCACAAAAAGGATGAGGAGACTGAGAAAAACCTCTAAGATGAGGGAGATCGTGAAGGAGACAAGAATATCCCCTAGTAATCTAATATACCCAGTCTTCGTGAAAGAAGATCTTAAAAGAGGATCTAAAGAGCCAATAGAGACCATGCCTGGACAATATAGGTATTCGCCAGAGGCCGCCGTTGATGAACTCAAAAAACTTGAAAAAAAGGGACTAAAAACTATTATACTCTTCGGGATACCATCAGAAAAGGATAATATAGGATCGTCAGCATTTGATGAGAATGGGATAGTCCAGGAGACCATCAGACTACTCAAGGAGGAAACAAAACTTGTCATCATAACAGATGTGTGCCTTTGCCAATACACGAGCCACGGACACTGTGGAATAGTTAAAAACAGGCAAATACTCAATGATGAAACCCTAGAATACCTAGGAAAAATCGCAGTATCACATGCGAGGGCAGGAGCCGATATGGTGGCACCCTCTGATATGATGGATGGTAGAGTAGCCGCCATAAGAAAAAAACTAGATGAGAATGGCTTCCAGGATGTTCCAATAATGTCATATGCAGTTAAATACGCCTCATCATTCTACGCACCCTTCAGGGGGGCTGTATACTCCACACCATCATTCGGCGACAGAAAAACCTATCAGATGGATCCTGCCAATGCTAGGGAGGCCATACTCGAAGCAGAACTAGACATAGAAGAGGGTGCCGATATCATAATGGTGAAACCAGCCCTACCATACCTTGATATTATAAGGGCTCTCAGGGAAGAGTTTAACACGCCAGTGGCGGCATACAATGTAAGTGGGGAATATTCAATGCTAATGGCAGCAATCCAAAAAGGCTACCTAACAGAAGAAGCCATATACGAATCCATATTATCTATTAAAAGGGCGGGCGCAGACCTTATAATCTCACATTTCACTCCAAGACTATTACTAGATGGGGGTTTAACGGGATGA
- a CDS encoding 4Fe-4S dicluster domain-containing protein produces the protein MLDFTDISIRVIKLTFKGRFRLARLAKRSKTFRRIVHRLFFEGDDIQALPRDETITLNVKVDPPNTSILPSQVLKEMISKSRYIFRMNFCICRVSSNCRDYPHRLGCLFLGKGANRISKKVGRLISKDEAIAHIEECEKAGLVHIIGRNKIDTVWLNTGPKEELLSICNCCPCCCLWKMIPELPEELARSITPMSGVKLKFKRENCIGCGDCLEKCFIKAIKIKNGKAQIDNRLCRCCGRCAMECENDAIRILVDPDAVERAIGRMEPLVDVKAE, from the coding sequence ATGTTAGATTTCACTGATATAAGTATTAGAGTTATCAAATTAACATTCAAGGGAAGGTTTAGATTGGCGAGGCTAGCTAAAAGGTCGAAAACTTTTAGAAGGATTGTTCACAGGTTATTCTTTGAAGGAGATGACATCCAAGCACTCCCGAGGGATGAGACCATAACCTTAAATGTTAAGGTTGACCCGCCAAACACTTCTATTTTACCAAGCCAAGTCCTCAAGGAGATGATATCCAAGTCAAGGTACATATTCAGGATGAATTTCTGTATATGCAGGGTTTCATCCAATTGCAGAGACTACCCCCACAGACTAGGATGCTTATTCCTTGGAAAAGGCGCTAATAGGATATCAAAGAAGGTTGGGAGGCTAATATCAAAGGATGAGGCCATAGCCCACATTGAAGAGTGTGAAAAGGCCGGTTTGGTTCATATCATCGGCAGGAATAAAATAGACACGGTATGGTTGAATACAGGTCCCAAGGAGGAGCTCTTATCAATATGTAACTGTTGTCCATGCTGCTGCCTCTGGAAGATGATACCGGAACTCCCAGAGGAACTCGCCAGGAGCATAACCCCAATGAGTGGCGTTAAACTGAAATTTAAAAGAGAAAATTGTATTGGTTGTGGAGATTGTCTCGAAAAATGTTTTATTAAGGCGATTAAGATTAAAAATGGGAAGGCCCAAATAGATAATAGACTTTGCAGGTGTTGTGGCAGATGCGCCATGGAATGTGAGAATGATGCCATAAGGATCCTAGTAGATCCGGATGCTGTTGAACGGGCCATAGGACGCATGGAGCCACTGGTGGATGTTAAAGCAGAATAA
- a CDS encoding endonuclease III domain-containing protein: MGSILTQNTTWRQASKALIRLGKLGALSPYRIIGMDLPRLVELIKCAGFPNQKAYYLKEISKFFTTLEGVPRRDELLSVKGVGDETADTILLYAYKMPEFIVDTYTRRILQRLKLTRGDEDYMEVKKLFEDNLRRDYRVFQEYHALLVEHGKKYYTRGKPADPLLKV; the protein is encoded by the coding sequence GTGGGTTCCATCCTAACGCAGAATACTACATGGAGACAAGCGTCAAAGGCCCTTATAAGACTTGGGAAATTAGGAGCTCTCAGCCCATATCGTATTATTGGAATGGATCTTCCGAGGCTTGTTGAGCTGATAAAATGTGCAGGTTTCCCAAACCAGAAGGCATACTATTTAAAGGAGATTTCAAAGTTTTTCACAACTCTTGAGGGCGTCCCCAGAAGGGATGAGCTGCTCTCAGTCAAGGGTGTGGGTGATGAGACGGCGGATACGATACTATTATATGCATATAAAATGCCAGAGTTTATCGTTGATACTTATACACGGAGGATACTCCAGAGGCTTAAACTAACAAGGGGTGATGAGGATTATATGGAAGTCAAAAAATTGTTCGAGGATAATCTAAGAAGAGATTATCGGGTATTCCAGGAATATCATGCCCTCCTAGTAGAACATGGCAAAAAATATTATACTAGGGGTAAACCCGCGGATCCGCTCCTGAAAGTCTAA
- a CDS encoding TIGR00266 family protein yields the protein MKYNIIHRPSFSLVEVELDAGERIKAEPGAMVSMSDNIQVQTDTGGVFKALGRVVGGERFFMNTFYADGGPGTIELAPPYTGDIEALEVEGTIYAQSGSYLASALDIEIETKFGGFKTFFAREGLFLLKLTGYDPLFLSSFGGIYKRRVENKKFVIDTGHIVAFTDGLDFNVRRIGGLKSTIFGGEGLVAEFNGNGTVYVQTRSVDSFINWLRPYLPRQSE from the coding sequence ATGAAATATAATATAATCCATAGGCCAAGTTTCAGTCTAGTTGAGGTTGAACTAGATGCTGGTGAGCGTATAAAGGCGGAACCCGGGGCCATGGTCTCCATGAGTGATAACATCCAGGTGCAAACAGATACTGGGGGCGTTTTTAAGGCCCTTGGTAGGGTTGTAGGCGGTGAAAGGTTTTTCATGAATACCTTTTATGCTGATGGTGGTCCAGGAACCATTGAACTTGCACCACCATATACCGGTGACATTGAAGCCCTTGAAGTTGAAGGTACAATATATGCCCAGAGCGGATCATACCTAGCATCAGCTCTGGATATTGAAATCGAAACAAAATTTGGAGGCTTTAAAACCTTCTTTGCAAGGGAGGGGTTATTCCTTTTAAAATTGACAGGTTATGATCCCCTTTTCTTGTCAAGTTTCGGAGGCATATATAAAAGGAGGGTGGAAAACAAAAAATTTGTCATAGACACCGGACATATTGTGGCATTCACAGATGGTCTAGACTTCAATGTTAGGAGAATAGGCGGACTCAAAAGCACAATATTCGGCGGTGAGGGTCTAGTAGCCGAATTTAATGGTAATGGAACCGTATATGTGCAGACGAGGAGTGTTGACAGTTTCATTAACTGGCTGAGACCATATCTGCCCCGACAAAGCGAGTAA
- the aroC gene encoding chorismate synthase, whose protein sequence is MGGNRLGKIFQVTTFGSSHGKAIGAVIDGCPAGLPLDANDIQRELDRRRPGTSEITTPRKEEDKVEILSGTFQGKTDGTPIAAIVYNKDVDPSAYESIKYKPRPGHGDYGWISRYGHYDYRGGGRGSGRVTIGHVIGGAIAKKLLETFNIRIIGHVTQIGRIKAKRIDPKRIEEHTLENPVRCADEKAAEEMIKLILEAKEKGDSVGGIVEIIVSGAPAGLGEPVFSKLDADIAHALMGIGAVKGVEIGLGFKVAEYNASEINDEYYIREGRIRTLTNNSGGIIGGISNGMPIIARIAVKPTPSISLPQRTVNLKSMKETTIRIKGRHDPCICPRIVPVAEASVAIIIADHMIRAGFIHPCKIKT, encoded by the coding sequence ATGGGAGGTAACAGATTAGGTAAAATCTTCCAGGTTACAACATTCGGCTCCAGCCATGGCAAGGCCATAGGCGCAGTAATCGACGGATGCCCAGCAGGCCTGCCATTAGATGCCAATGACATACAAAGGGAACTCGACAGACGCCGTCCAGGTACAAGTGAAATAACAACCCCACGAAAGGAAGAAGACAAAGTAGAAATCCTATCAGGGACATTCCAAGGCAAAACCGATGGCACCCCAATAGCAGCCATAGTATACAACAAGGACGTGGACCCATCAGCCTATGAGAGCATCAAATACAAGCCAAGACCCGGACACGGAGACTATGGTTGGATAAGTCGCTACGGACACTATGATTATCGTGGAGGCGGGCGAGGCAGTGGCAGAGTCACCATAGGCCACGTCATAGGAGGGGCCATAGCAAAGAAACTCCTAGAAACCTTCAATATTAGGATAATAGGCCATGTAACGCAGATAGGCCGCATAAAGGCGAAGAGGATAGATCCTAAAAGGATAGAAGAGCACACTCTAGAGAATCCTGTAAGATGCGCTGATGAAAAGGCCGCAGAAGAAATGATAAAACTCATACTAGAAGCCAAGGAGAAAGGAGATTCTGTCGGTGGCATAGTCGAAATCATAGTCTCCGGGGCGCCAGCAGGCCTTGGAGAACCAGTATTCTCAAAATTAGACGCGGATATAGCGCATGCACTAATGGGTATAGGTGCAGTGAAAGGCGTTGAGATAGGCTTGGGCTTCAAAGTCGCAGAATACAATGCAAGCGAAATAAATGACGAATATTACATTAGAGAGGGTAGAATAAGAACACTAACCAACAATTCAGGTGGTATAATAGGTGGAATATCCAATGGGATGCCAATAATCGCCAGGATAGCCGTCAAACCAACACCATCAATCTCCTTACCACAGAGGACAGTGAACCTCAAATCCATGAAAGAAACCACCATAAGAATAAAAGGACGACATGACCCATGCATATGTCCAAGGATAGTGCCAGTAGCCGAGGCAAGTGTCGCGATAATAATAGCAGACCATATGATAAGGGCAGGTTTCATACATCCATGTAAAATCAAAACATGA
- a CDS encoding glycosyltransferase family 39 protein → MKSTKEQPAMKFPSAHDRKILILLVSIVSIITYKLITTQDSIGVYYWDIFLYLNNALRMAHLGTSDTLYLPPLLPSILSVFFRLGFVKEYVLFIVCGAFYILGSVGMYLLLRLRFDEIESLLGALTFASFTLILAWAVTGSTDVPAISLSIWAIYLTLLAKRKDKRFYYLAFPVAMAAFLTRYVSALIIIPILLVIIMDTRPKFREITGGIILGILFYSPFGLFFYRNLKEPLPFLGQFTATASGSVTAVNPGYNLDSLYYLKHLPEYLSSFPSDNYMLIINPSSAGPTPLAYLILAILAVGIIFYIIRNRMILNGLRTRRLIVFLLLSAALVAVFGRISYALAEVLIFLWALSIYWLLEDHKPDNLDINLAMVTWFLAFLYMHSFHPVKVDRYIITILPAIAYAMPLSISEISQTLKLGRVRRLIPILVMFLMLSSAAYYILGMPRDYPIVDAEHEAAQWLKAYDPNYHDKVIASDRGPAFTWYLKDYVFTRRINKNNTELSYRLFYELKPDYYIYWSTTQPKIHGYRIIYNNSGVIIAEKIPQ, encoded by the coding sequence ATGAAATCTACAAAGGAGCAACCAGCCATGAAGTTTCCATCAGCACACGATAGGAAAATCCTCATACTCTTAGTTTCGATCGTTTCGATAATCACATATAAGCTCATAACAACACAAGATAGTATTGGAGTATACTACTGGGATATATTCCTCTACCTTAATAATGCCCTCAGGATGGCCCATCTTGGCACCAGTGACACATTATACCTCCCACCCCTTTTACCAAGCATCCTATCAGTATTCTTCAGATTAGGATTCGTCAAAGAATACGTGCTCTTTATTGTCTGTGGAGCATTCTATATACTCGGGTCAGTTGGAATGTACCTCCTCCTAAGGCTGAGATTTGACGAAATTGAAAGCCTCCTTGGGGCTTTAACCTTCGCATCCTTCACCCTGATATTGGCATGGGCCGTTACAGGCTCCACCGACGTTCCAGCTATATCATTATCAATATGGGCAATCTACTTGACACTCCTTGCCAAAAGAAAAGACAAGAGATTCTATTATCTGGCCTTCCCAGTGGCGATGGCAGCCTTCCTCACAAGGTATGTTTCAGCCCTTATAATCATTCCCATTCTCCTTGTGATTATCATGGATACTAGGCCCAAGTTCCGTGAAATCACAGGGGGTATAATCCTTGGAATCCTATTTTATTCACCATTTGGATTATTCTTTTACAGGAACCTCAAAGAGCCCCTACCATTCTTGGGCCAGTTCACAGCAACTGCAAGCGGGTCAGTGACGGCAGTTAACCCTGGGTATAATCTTGACAGCCTATACTATCTTAAACACCTCCCAGAGTATCTTTCAAGTTTCCCCTCTGACAATTACATGTTAATTATTAACCCCTCAAGTGCGGGTCCAACCCCATTAGCATATCTTATACTGGCCATCCTAGCAGTCGGTATCATATTCTATATCATCCGCAATAGGATGATATTAAATGGGCTGAGGACCAGAAGATTAATAGTCTTCCTTTTATTATCAGCTGCTTTAGTAGCCGTCTTCGGGAGGATATCCTATGCCCTGGCTGAAGTTTTAATCTTCCTCTGGGCCCTTAGCATATATTGGCTCTTAGAGGATCATAAGCCGGATAATCTTGACATTAACCTTGCCATGGTAACATGGTTCTTAGCATTCCTTTATATGCATAGTTTTCATCCCGTTAAAGTTGACAGGTATATTATAACAATTCTACCAGCCATTGCATATGCAATGCCCCTTAGCATAAGTGAAATTTCGCAGACGCTAAAATTGGGGCGTGTCAGGCGCCTAATCCCCATCCTAGTCATGTTTTTGATGCTATCATCCGCAGCCTATTATATCCTTGGGATGCCAAGGGATTATCCTATCGTAGATGCTGAACATGAAGCAGCCCAATGGCTCAAAGCATATGACCCAAACTACCATGATAAAGTGATAGCATCTGATAGAGGCCCTGCATTCACATGGTACCTTAAAGATTATGTTTTCACAAGGAGAATCAATAAGAATAATACTGAACTCTCCTATAGGCTATTCTACGAGCTCAAACCAGACTATTATATATACTGGTCAACCACCCAACCAAAGATACACGGTTACAGGATAATCTATAATAATAGTGGTGTGATAATCGCCGAGAAAATCCCCCAATAA
- a CDS encoding NAD-dependent epimerase/dehydratase family protein, with protein METQRILVTGGAGFIGTNLVNELKRRGHEVIALDLMHTSREDYVRADVREYRQLERVFEDYEFDYVYHLAAEYGRWNGEAYYENLWRTNVIGTKNIIRLQEKLGFRMIFFSSAEVYGDYTGVMTEDVMEKNPIKDTYQMNDYAMTKWVGELMCMNSAKMFGTETVRVRPVNCYGPHEKYTPYKGFIPIFIYHALHDKPYTVYKGHKRIIDYVDDSVRTFANIVDNFIPGEVYNVGGRPEWEHDIKEYSDMILETVGRDDSIVTYKEAEAFTTKVKRVDCSKAERDLKHDPKVPPEEGIRRTVEWMKWYYRIE; from the coding sequence ATGGAAACACAGAGGATACTCGTAACCGGAGGAGCCGGGTTCATAGGAACCAACCTTGTTAACGAACTTAAAAGGAGAGGCCATGAGGTCATAGCCTTGGATCTTATGCATACAAGCCGTGAAGATTATGTGAGGGCTGATGTGAGGGAATACAGGCAACTTGAAAGAGTATTTGAGGATTATGAGTTTGACTACGTTTATCATCTAGCAGCAGAATATGGTAGATGGAATGGCGAAGCATACTATGAAAACCTCTGGAGGACCAACGTCATCGGGACAAAGAACATTATAAGATTGCAAGAAAAACTAGGCTTTAGGATGATATTCTTCTCCTCAGCTGAAGTCTACGGAGACTATACCGGAGTCATGACAGAGGATGTTATGGAGAAGAATCCCATAAAGGACACCTATCAGATGAACGACTATGCCATGACCAAATGGGTTGGAGAGCTCATGTGCATGAACTCAGCAAAGATGTTCGGCACAGAAACCGTGAGGGTGAGACCCGTCAACTGTTACGGGCCCCATGAAAAATACACACCATACAAGGGGTTCATACCCATCTTCATATACCATGCACTACATGACAAACCCTACACAGTCTACAAGGGCCATAAGCGTATAATAGATTATGTGGACGATTCTGTTAGGACCTTCGCCAATATAGTGGATAATTTCATCCCAGGAGAGGTTTATAATGTTGGCGGCCGCCCCGAGTGGGAACATGATATAAAAGAATATTCTGACATGATCCTAGAGACTGTTGGAAGAGATGATTCAATCGTAACCTATAAAGAGGCCGAAGCCTTCACAACAAAGGTTAAACGTGTTGACTGTTCCAAGGCCGAGCGGGACCTTAAACACGACCCGAAGGTGCCCCCAGAGGAGGGTATAAGGCGTACGGTCGAGTGGATGAAATGGTACTACCGGATAGAATAA
- a CDS encoding glycosyltransferase family 2 protein, producing the protein MRIAALIPAYNEELTIGTIVLLCKEYVDEIIVVDDGSTDRTARIAEAAGAKVIRHDRNKGKGAALKTGFKATNADIIVTLDGDGQHNPQEIPKLVQPIIDGIADIVNGSRYLSGADKNTPFYRRIGQKILDKATNITTRLDITDTQSGFRAFSRDTIPYFKFKEDGFAIESEMLSDAAESNLRIVEVEIGVTYDVEGSTKHPLSHGASVLYRIIRDMELRRPLYYFTFPGLIIALIGAILTLIFLRDYIMGKSIHMGPTILAIMLTLFGTFFMFTGIILDSMKKMIIEYAQKR; encoded by the coding sequence ATGAGGATAGCGGCCCTGATACCAGCATATAATGAGGAACTAACTATTGGAACCATAGTACTCTTATGTAAAGAGTATGTGGATGAGATTATCGTCGTGGATGACGGCAGCACCGACAGGACAGCTAGGATAGCCGAGGCGGCCGGTGCAAAGGTTATAAGACACGATAGGAACAAGGGTAAGGGTGCTGCGCTTAAAACAGGTTTCAAGGCAACTAATGCTGATATAATAGTGACATTGGATGGTGACGGACAACACAACCCCCAGGAGATACCTAAACTCGTACAGCCCATAATAGATGGCATAGCAGATATCGTCAATGGTAGTCGTTACCTATCAGGGGCGGATAAGAACACACCATTCTATAGGAGGATTGGACAGAAGATACTTGACAAGGCAACAAACATTACAACTAGACTAGACATAACAGACACACAAAGCGGCTTCAGGGCATTCTCAAGGGACACAATCCCATACTTCAAGTTTAAAGAGGATGGGTTTGCAATAGAAAGTGAAATGCTATCAGACGCCGCCGAATCAAACCTTAGAATAGTCGAGGTTGAAATCGGCGTCACATATGATGTTGAAGGTTCCACTAAACACCCCCTAAGTCATGGAGCCTCAGTACTCTACAGGATAATCAGGGACATGGAACTGAGACGCCCATTATACTATTTCACATTCCCAGGATTGATAATAGCACTTATCGGAGCCATCCTCACATTAATATTCCTACGCGATTACATCATGGGAAAAAGTATCCACATGGGGCCGACCATACTAGCAATAATGCTAACATTATTCGGGACATTCTTCATGTTCACAGGCATAATACTAGATTCCATGAAGAAGATGATTATAGAATATGCCCAGAAAAGATGA